The Pecten maximus chromosome 11, xPecMax1.1, whole genome shotgun sequence genome has a segment encoding these proteins:
- the LOC117337401 gene encoding oxidative stress-induced growth inhibitor 1-like, whose amino-acid sequence MSSSSSHAHGTEYTDVIIIGNGPSAICLSYFLSGHRPYYNGNPHSNTYLHTKLQEIGPTMSIVDQDLDFLSEGLEGRTSNPVALLFDALVHPDADMGAEIPSLLDWKKEEEHAFRHIVLGRGKVGGAWQKMDGSMQTLSLGNWMELPSVPLKEWRDRKFREGESLDPCSNRATISDIRNYYMDYVASLDLQNHFYDHHTVTSIQKVYQVRNGMDLESGEVEPCCKNIAKNHTYLWEVRGYISTADQLAEDEEDVHRKEFCIQAPHVVVATGTFDIPNRLNITGELLPHVIHSLHDFESALKCWKEIPRSSDDPVLIVGAGLSAADAILMALDANLPVIHVFRRGANDSNLIFKKLPQGLYPEYHRIHSLMKGKVIDPLYRPYEKHCLVQIDEDKRVLLENTKGNDITTVDVTFAVILIGSRPNLSFLPEEGRSLGIDPQHPINSKYNTLDVDLFSYESVKHKGLFSMGPLVGDNFVRFGIGGALGITNHLVKHRKKGNPCC is encoded by the exons gaaatgGACCATCTGCGATCTGCCTTTCCTACTTCCTGTCAGGACACAGGCCATACTACAATGGGAACCCCCACTCTAACACATATCTCCACACCAAGTTACAGGAAATTGGTCCCACAATGTCCATAGTGGATCAG GACCTTGATTTCCTGTCGGAGGGTCTAGAAGGGCGGACCTCTAACCCTGTTGCTCTGCTGTTCGATGCCCTTGTGCACCCTGATGCTGATATGGGAGCAGAGATACCTTCTCTACTGGACTGGAAAAAGGAGGAGGAACATGCCTTCAGGCACATTGTCTTGGGGCGTGGCAAAGTGGGAGGGGCTTGGCAG aaaatgGATGGGAGTATGCAGACATTGAGTCTTGGAAACTGGATGGAGTTGCCGTCTGTGCCGCTGAAGGAGTGGCGTGATCGCAAATTCAG GGAGGGTGAATCTCTAGATCCATGCAGTAACAGAGCCACTATATCAGATATAAGAAATTACTACATGGACTACGTGGCCAGCCTTGACCTTCAGAATCACTTTTATGACCATCACACTGTTACATCCATCCAGAAAGTCTACCAAGTTCGTAACGGCATGGACCTCGAGAGTGGTGAGGTGGAGCCGTGCTGTAAAAACATTGCCAAAAATCACACCTACCTCTGGGAAGTTCGAGGTTATATCAGTACGGCTGACCAATTAGCAGAGGACGAGGAGGATGTGCATCGAAAGGAGTTTTGTATCCAAGCACCACATGTTGTGGTGGCTACTGGGACATTCGACATTCCAAACAGACTTAATATAACAGGAGAACTTCTACCACATGTTATTCATTCACTGCATGATTTTGAATCTGCACTGAAATGTTGGAAGGAGATACCAAGGTCTTCAGATGATCCAGTGTTAATTGTTGGTGCAGGGCTAAGCGCTGCTGATGCCATTCTCATGGCCCTAGATGCAAACCTTCCTGTGATTCATGTTTTCAGAAGAGGAGCCAATGACTCCAATTTAATTTTTAAGAAACTGCCTCAGGGCCTGTATCCTGAGTATCATAGAATCCATTCATTGATGAAGGGTAAAGTGATTGACCCTCTGTACAGGCCATATGAGAAGCACTGCTTGGTGCAGATTGATGAAGACAAACGTGTTTTGTTAGAAAATACCAAAGGAAATGATATTACTACAGTTGATGTCACATTTGCTGTCATCCTTATTGGTTCTCGCCCTAACCTATCGTTCCTTCCCGAGGAAGGAAGAAGTTTGGGCATAGATCCTCAACACCCAATCAACAGCAAGTATAACACATTGGACGTTGACTTATTCTCATACGAGTCGGTCAAGCATAAAGGTCTGTTCTCTATGGGACCACTGGTTGGCGATAACTTTGTTAGGTTTGGTATCGGTGGTGCTCTTGGTATCACCAACCACCTTGTAAAACATAGGAAGAAGGGAAATCCCTGCTGTTAA
- the LOC117337666 gene encoding biogenesis of lysosome-related organelles complex 1 subunit 4-like, with amino-acid sequence MIGHRLNKMDADRNGTLIDNAESEKEVNGKEEVVDMLERLSKDYSSYLEIDASKEKNKFGETIEDMLTKLDEFGSLVDMIRSDSTLCLTSTLPKIQGKQAEIQAIFDKIDKLEAFVSVVRDNIGTMEECVNKAEDEMGSFSGLKKMLSSFVSPKRSQTKDNRTLSFTPPEIFRTEGYFPKQPSQEDGQGEGVDGLKPDRNIKPEESTVS; translated from the exons ATGATTGGTCACAGGTTGAACAAAATGGACGCCGATCGCAATGGAACTTTGATAGATAATGCAGAGTCTGAAAAAGAAGTTAATGGTAAAGAAGAAGTGGTAGATATGTTGGAGAGATTATCGAAGGATTATTCGAGTTATCTTGAAATCGATGCGTCTAAAGAG aaaaataaatttggtgaaaccattGAAGATATGCTGACGAAATTGGATGAATTTGGTAGTCTTGTCGATATG ATTCGCAGTGACTCCACTCTGTGCCTAACTTCCACATTACCAAAGATACAGGGCAAGCAGGCTGAGATCCAAGCTATATTTGATAAGATCGACAAACTTGAG GCATTTGTATCAGTGGTACGTGACAACATTGGAACGATGGAGGAGTGTGTCAATAAGGCAGAGGATGAGATGGGCTCATTTAGTGGTCTCAAGAAAATGCTCTCCTCGTTTGTGAGTCCA AAACGTTCACAGACCAAAGACAACCGGACTCTGTCATTCACCCCTCCGGAAATATTTCGAACAGAGGGCTATTTTCCCAAACAACCATCACAAGAGGATGGACAAGGAGAGGGTGTTGATGGTTTGAAACCAGACAGAAATATTAAACCTGAGGAGTCGACAGTTTCCTGA
- the LOC117337856 gene encoding uncharacterized protein LOC117337856, whose product MTTELPANTMTLRQQQEQQASMDLSNYMDIVTTYKCRFCAFTSTAPQTIGLHIRQVHVTQAEFMSQGTASNTTEAKDTKDTENNVTTTSIFPDANVNGVQDVSEQTVTNQMTPVMTNFVDMETSAVSVLPLSMETTTADAILQLSSRLPDNNGDVDDGTLSEKSNSNDDTNITHFVTVHEEEQDEESFTTDPTIIEQTFPQVQSNTQPVMTTGESQTAIEIPLESESLILTDATHQKSAPITRELFLCGQCSIGFNSIDECRAHMMEEHSEITNRVEEESELSHRVSVGTQVETSRRGKKRKTVTKSTSSSPPYALDSDPDLDWDDQEEYRPRASRSRRKIRPPRALKEDYYLGKSKVKEKPKVMQGFKLKCDELGCSSKFRTKEALQVHLKCHMTDVFEFKCPECDKTNETWKQIRMHLWKVHEIDTDLLTCDICEKFKTDTMSRLMIHKEIHSVDRPYTCDICGKGFKQFCQMKNHQTIHGEHQDDDPKKWYRRKECHICKRQYANQKCLIKHIEAVHSKIKPYVCPYCGHTAARKAMMELHIRTHTGEKPFKCDNCQYVTGDHNSLRRHKMRHSGQKPYKCQFCGYSCIQAISIKMHMKNKHPGGNIGVFCCDICTFRTVNEVSFKGHMEDHKNGLIIENAPPLPQQTRPHIIIQQPAISSQFQQGAKMEKVTVQGATNMKFGETLNFQGLGQIEGQTVEEHVVEVPMSRMVDNQLQMQIQTSESGETQISEEDLTRLSSYEGLVPSDLSAAQLVLSALNAISSQNSEQTNNETPQILNGVETSIMSSDIKDGVTTHTITFHMPASAAENVVGATETITDVMSADNVVDITDSLGSLKGVDGTTNVENGMLILSGQPVTLNPVILNSDQTSSATIQDLAQVSCLMVNQ is encoded by the exons ATGACAACAGAGCTGCCAGCTAACACAATGACCTTGCGACAACAACAGGAGCAGCAGGCTAGCATGGACCTGTCCAACTACATGGATATTGTGACCACTTATAAGTGTCGCTTCTGTGCCTTCACCAGCACAGCACCACAGACAATTGGCCTCCACATCCGCCAGGTCCACGTTACACAAGCCGAGTTTATGTCACAAGGGACAGCCAGCAACACAACTGAGGCTAAAGATACAAAGGATACAGAGAACAATGTAACCACTACCAGCATTTTTCCAGATGCAAATGTTAATGGTGTACAGGATGTGTCTGAGCAAACTGTCACTAACCAAATGACACCAGTAATGACTAATTTTGTTGATATGGAAACGTCAGCTGTTTCTGTCTTACCACTGTCTATGGAAACAACAACAGCTGATGCCATCTTACAACTGTCATCAAGACTGCCTGACAACAATGGCGATGTTGATGATGGTACATTGTCTGAGAAAAGCAACTCCAATGATGATACAAATATAACTCACTTTGTCACCGTCCATGAGGAAGAGCAGGATGAAGAAAGTTTCACCACTGATCCTACCATCATTGAACAGACTTTTCCACAGGTCCAAAGCAACACGCAGCCTGTCATGACAACAGGGGAATCCCAGACTGCAATAGAAATTCCTTTGGAGTCTGAATCGTTGATACTGACTGATGCCACCCATCAGAAGTCAGCTCCCATCACAAGGGAATTATTTCTGTGTGGCCAGTGTAGTATCGGATTTAATAGTATTGATGAGTGTCGTGCCCACATGATGGAAGAACACTCTGAGATCACTAACAGAGTGGAGGAGGAAAGTGAGCTTTCACATCGTGTGAGTGTGGGAACTCAGGTGGAGACTTCGAGACGTGGCAAGAAACGAAAAACAGTAACAAAGTCCACGTCCTCATCACCACCTTATGCGCTGGACTCGGACCCAGACCTGGATTGGGATGATCAAGAAGAGTATAGGCCACGTGCCAGTCGGTCTCGTAGAAAGATCCGACCTCCAAGGGCTCTAAAGGAAGATTATTATCTTGGTAAAAGTAAAGTAAAAGAAAAACCTAAAGTTATGCAAGGGTTTAAACTGAAATGTGACGAGCTTGGTTGTAGTTCAAAGTTCAGGACAAAGGAGGCACTCCAGGTGCATTTAAAATGTCACATGACTGATGTTTTTGAATTTAAATGTCCAGAATGTGATAAGACAAATGAGACATGGAAACAGATTCGTATGCACCTGTGGAAGGTTCATGAAATTGATACAGACCTGCTGACTtgtgatatttgtgaaaaatttaaaaccGACACCATGAGTCGCTTGATGATCCACAAGGAGATTCACAGTGTTGACCGGCCCTACACTTGTGACATCTGCGGTAAGGGCTTCAAACAGTTCTGCCAGATGAAAAACCATCAGACCATTCATGGAGAACACCAGGATGATGATCCAAAGAAATGGTATCGCCGTAAGGAATGTCACATCTGTAAACGCCAGTATGCCAACCAGAAGTGCCTTATCAAGCATATTGAGGCTGTACACAGTAAGATTAAGCCATATGTTTGCCCCTACTGTGGTCACACTGCTGCACGTAAGGCCATGATGGAGCTCCACATCAGGACTCATACCGGCGAGAAACCATTTAA GTGTGACAACTGTCAGTATGTGACGGGTGACCACAATTCCCTGCGTCGTCACAAGATGCGACATTCTGGCCAGAAACCTTATAAGTGTCAGTTTTGTGGATATTCATGTATACAGGCTATTTCCATTAAGATGCATATGAAGAATAAACACCCAGGAGGCAATATTGGTGTCTTCTGCTGTGACATTTGCACATTCCGTACTGTCAATGAGGTTAGCTTTAAAGGTCATATGGAAGACCATAAAAATGGTTTGATTATTGAAAATGCTCCACCCCTTCCACAACAAACACGTCCACACATTATTATACAGCAACCGGCAATCAGTTCACAATTCCAGCAAGGAGCAAAAATGGAAAAGGTCACAGTGCAAGGTGCAACCAATATGAAATTTGGTGAGACTCTGAATTTCCAGGGTTTAGGTCAAATTGAGGGTCAAACTGTTGAGGAGCATGTGGTTGAAGTTCCAATGAGCAGAATGGTAGATAATCAGCTTCAGATGCAGATTCAGACTTCAGAATCTGGAGAGACTCAGATTAGTGAGGAGGATTTAACAAGACTGTCTAGTTATGAAGGCCTAGTACCTTCTGACTTATCTGCTGCACAGCTAGTTCTATCAGCCCTAAATGCCATTTCTTCACAGAATTCTGAACAAACCAACAATGAAACACCACAGATCTTGAATGGCGTAGAAACATCTATAATGTCATCAGATATCAAAGATGGAGTAACTACACATACGATCACGTTTCACATGCCTGCTTCAGCTGCTGAAAATGTGGTGGGTGCCACAGAGACTATTACAGATGTAATGTCTGCTGACAATGTGGTTGATATAACAGACTCGTTAGGGTCCCTAAAGGGGGTAGATGGGACCACCAATGTAGAGAACGGAATGCTGATCCTCTCAGGCCAGCCAGTCACTTTAAACCCTGTGATCCTAAACAGTGACCAGACTAGTAGTGCTACCATACAGGATCTGGCTCAGGTCAGCTGTCTGATGGTTAACCAGTAA